A section of the Castanea sativa cultivar Marrone di Chiusa Pesio chromosome 12, ASM4071231v1 genome encodes:
- the LOC142620376 gene encoding uncharacterized protein LOC142620376, producing the protein MTDQLIGKSMNKPEAAGRMVQWVVELSQFDIEYLPRTAIKAQALADFIVEFTPNDDDNGEDATEQWTIQTDGSSTQKRGGVGIVITTPDGEKLRYGVRLKFPATNNEAEYEGILTGMRLGKAIGAKNLVVQSDSKLVIAQIREEYEAKEE; encoded by the coding sequence ATGACGGACCAACTGATCGGGAAATCCATGAACAAGCCAGAGGCAGCCGGGAGAATGGTTCAATGGGTAGTGGAACTTAGCCAGTTTGACATCGAGTACCTTCCCAGAACTGCCATCAAAGCCCAAGCTTTAGCAGATTTCATTGTCGAGTTCACCCCTAACGACGATGACAATGGCGAAGATGCTACAGAACAATGGACGATCCAGACTGACGGATCCTCAACCCAAAAAAGGGGGGGAGTAGGGATCGTTATAACAACTCCTGACGGAGAAAAACTCAGATATGGGGTTCGACTTAAGTTCCCAGCCACCAATAACGAAGCAGAGTACGAAGGAATATTAACAGGGATGAGACTAGGGAAGGCAATCGGAGCAAAAAACCTGGTCGTCCAAAGTGACTCGAAGCTAGTAATAGCACAAATCAGAGAAGAGTACGAAGCAAAGGAGGAATGA